One Cyanobacteriota bacterium DNA window includes the following coding sequences:
- a CDS encoding WecB/TagA/CpsF family glycosyltransferase encodes MASIRRPRVNILGTEIDNLTMTEFLQSLDRGIVFTPNVDHIMRLRKDAEFREAYKLADYSTCDSMMIIFASRFLGTPIREKLSGSDIFPAFCNYHRHNEDIRIFLAGAAEGVAKRAQEKINRRIGRDIVIGAYSPPFGFEKSETECDRIIDIVNQSGATVLAMGVGSPKQEKWIAKYHHRFTTVRIFMGIGATIDFEAGEKPRSPKWISNLGMEWVYRLAHEPKRLWRRYLVEDSPFLWLVLLEKFKKR; translated from the coding sequence ATGGCATCAATTCGCCGTCCGAGAGTCAACATCCTGGGTACTGAAATTGATAACCTGACAATGACAGAATTTTTGCAGTCCCTCGATCGCGGCATTGTGTTTACACCCAACGTGGATCACATCATGCGCCTCCGTAAGGATGCTGAGTTTCGTGAGGCGTATAAACTGGCTGACTACAGCACCTGTGACAGCATGATGATTATCTTCGCGTCCCGCTTTTTAGGCACCCCTATTCGCGAAAAGCTTTCTGGATCTGACATTTTTCCAGCATTTTGCAACTACCACCGTCACAATGAGGATATTCGCATTTTTTTAGCGGGAGCAGCAGAGGGTGTTGCTAAGCGAGCACAGGAAAAAATCAACCGTAGAATCGGACGTGATATTGTCATTGGGGCCTATTCTCCACCCTTTGGGTTTGAAAAAAGTGAGACAGAATGCGATCGCATCATCGATATAGTCAACCAGTCTGGGGCAACAGTGCTAGCAATGGGAGTTGGCTCGCCCAAACAGGAAAAGTGGATTGCCAAATACCATCATCGGTTCACGACGGTTAGGATTTTTATGGGCATTGGGGCCACCATTGACTTTGAGGCCGGAGAAAAGCCACGATCGCCCAAGTGGATAAGTAACCTGGGTATGGAGTGGGTCTATCGGCTTGCTCACGAGCCTAAGCGGCTGTGGCGGCGCTACTTAGTTGAAGACTCACCGTTTCTTTGGCTGGTCTTGCTAGAGAAGTTTAAAAAACGATGA
- a CDS encoding PDDEXK nuclease domain-containing protein — MTDLPFQDYENLLNDLKQKIHSAQVRAALAVNRELILLYWQIGREILQRQQQQGWGSQVINRLAVDLRRAFPTIKGFSSRNLHYMRSLAEAYPDEQIVQQTVALIPWGHNVRILEAVKGTEERLWYIQQTIQHGWSRKTLTYQLDGNLYERRGGAITNFDRALPAPQSELAQEVLKDPYTFDFLDLGNEAQERDIERALVDRIRDFLLELGVGFAFLGSQYPLQVSNREYRLDLLFYHVRLHCYVVVDLKVAEFEPEFSGKMNFYISAVDDLLRQPEDQPTIGIILCRTKDRTIVEYALRDIAKPIGVSTYQLRDALPEGLQGSLPTIAQLEDTLRNLPPEN; from the coding sequence ATGACTGACCTGCCCTTCCAGGACTATGAAAACCTGTTGAACGACCTTAAGCAGAAAATTCACAGCGCTCAGGTGCGAGCAGCACTAGCAGTTAATCGAGAATTGATTCTGCTCTACTGGCAAATTGGGCGAGAGATTTTGCAACGACAACAGCAGCAGGGGTGGGGCAGTCAAGTTATTAATCGCTTGGCAGTTGATCTGCGACGGGCGTTTCCTACAATCAAGGGGTTTTCGTCCCGTAATCTGCATTACATGCGATCGCTGGCCGAAGCTTACCCCGATGAGCAGATTGTGCAACAGACTGTTGCACTAATTCCCTGGGGGCACAATGTGCGGATCCTAGAAGCGGTGAAGGGAACTGAGGAACGCTTGTGGTACATACAACAGACGATTCAGCATGGATGGAGTCGTAAAACCCTTACCTATCAACTAGATGGCAACTTGTATGAGCGGCGGGGTGGGGCGATTACTAACTTCGATCGTGCCTTGCCTGCACCTCAATCGGAACTGGCGCAAGAAGTCCTTAAGGATCCCTACACCTTTGATTTTCTAGATTTGGGGAATGAGGCCCAAGAACGGGATATTGAGCGGGCATTGGTAGATCGCATCCGAGACTTTTTGCTGGAACTAGGCGTAGGGTTTGCCTTTCTGGGCAGTCAGTATCCCCTACAGGTCAGCAATCGTGAATACCGTTTGGATTTGCTCTTCTACCATGTCCGGCTGCATTGTTATGTGGTGGTGGACTTAAAGGTGGCAGAGTTTGAACCAGAGTTTTCTGGCAAGATGAATTTCTACATTTCTGCCGTTGACGATTTGTTGCGGCAACCAGAAGACCAACCGACGATCGGCATCATCCTCTGCCGTACAAAGGATCGAACCATCGTTGAATATGCATTGCGAGATATAGCCAAGCCGATCGGAGTTTCCACTTATCAACTGCGAGATGCACTGCCAGAGGGATTGCAGGGGAGCTTGCCCACTATTGCCCAGTTAGAAGATACCTTGCGTAACTTGCCACCGGAAAATTGA
- the psbA gene encoding photosystem II q(b) protein, whose translation MTTAISQRQSANLWEQFCNWVTSTNNRLYVGWFGVIMIPTLLTATICYIIAFIAAPPVDIDGIREPVAGSLLYGNNIISGAVVPSSNAIGLHFYPIWEAASLDEWLYNGGPYQLIIFHFLIGVFCYMGREWELSYRLGMRPWICVAYSAPVAAATAVFLIYPIGQGSFSDGMPLGISGTFNFMLVFQAEHNILMHPFHMLGVAGVFGGSLFSAMHGSLVTSSLVRETTENESQNYGYKFGQEEETYNIVAAHGYFGRLIFQYASFNNSRSLHFFLGAWPVIGIWFTALGISTMAFNLNGFNFNQSIIDSQGRVVATWADIINRANLGMEVMHERNAHNFPLDLAGAEAAPVALSAPQING comes from the coding sequence ATGACCACTGCAATTTCCCAGCGCCAAAGCGCTAACCTGTGGGAGCAGTTTTGCAACTGGGTCACCAGCACCAACAACCGCCTGTATGTAGGCTGGTTTGGTGTCATCATGATCCCCACCCTGCTGACTGCCACCATCTGCTACATCATCGCCTTCATTGCTGCACCTCCCGTAGACATCGACGGCATTCGTGAGCCTGTCGCTGGCTCCTTGCTCTATGGCAACAACATCATCTCCGGTGCAGTTGTACCCTCCAGCAACGCCATCGGCCTCCACTTCTACCCCATCTGGGAAGCAGCCAGCCTCGACGAATGGCTCTACAACGGCGGCCCCTACCAGCTCATCATCTTCCACTTCCTCATCGGCGTATTCTGCTACATGGGACGTGAGTGGGAACTGAGCTACCGCCTCGGTATGCGTCCTTGGATCTGCGTTGCCTACAGTGCACCTGTAGCCGCAGCCACTGCCGTATTCCTCATCTACCCCATTGGTCAAGGCAGCTTCTCTGACGGTATGCCCCTAGGTATTTCCGGTACCTTCAACTTCATGCTGGTATTCCAAGCAGAGCACAACATCTTGATGCACCCCTTCCACATGCTGGGTGTAGCAGGTGTATTTGGCGGTTCCTTGTTCAGTGCGATGCACGGTTCCTTGGTAACCTCCTCCTTGGTACGTGAGACCACCGAGAACGAGTCTCAGAACTACGGTTACAAGTTCGGGCAAGAGGAAGAGACCTACAACATCGTTGCTGCCCATGGCTACTTTGGTCGTCTAATCTTCCAGTATGCCAGCTTCAACAACAGCCGCAGCTTGCACTTCTTCTTGGGTGCATGGCCTGTCATCGGCATCTGGTTCACCGCTCTGGGCATCAGCACCATGGCGTTCAACCTGAACGGGTTCAACTTCAACCAGTCCATCATTGACTCTCAGGGTCGTGTGGTAGCTACCTGGGCAGACATTATCAACCGTGCCAACCTGGGTATGGAAGTGATGCACGAGCGCAATGCTCACAACTTCCCCCTAGATTTGGCTGGTGCTGAGGCTGCTCCTGTAGCTCTGAGCGCTCCTCAAATCAATGGCTAA
- a CDS encoding O-antigen ligase domain-containing protein: MGGFVIPTNPFGSPNAIAVLVIVAWLPFFIFLFQQYPPRRALVIGIIAAWLFLPEIARSLPGLPDYSKASATIYAALVAIMLFDPGRFSTFKPGLLDIPILVWWFCPFVTSIVNGLGAYDGVSAVIAQTISWGVPYLLGRLYLSNLQGLKDIAVGIFIGGVVYIPFCLFEVRLSPQLHRIVYGAHASGDFSQAIRYGGFRPTVFMSHGLAVGAWMMIATLAGIWLLQSKTLGKKLFYIETKWLVMALSLTFVLLKSTGAYVSLLLGLIIMGTGRFLKTGLLVFVIIIAICVYLYTNTMTESYFTDQLIDYLSNIFPPDRIQSLAYRFNNEEVLVDHARKQILFGWGGWDRSTTIRPEDGKRAVQDSLWIIAFGMNGIVGLVSFLGTMLVPIWAICWKYPARTWMRPDIAPVVFLAVGLLLYTIDCLQNAMLNPTYLLVIGGLTGFAMKPSALKQPAPKPKPKSIQQAAIRGALAVRRSS, from the coding sequence ATGGGTGGCTTTGTTATTCCAACTAACCCATTTGGTAGCCCTAATGCGATCGCAGTCTTAGTGATAGTGGCATGGTTACCATTCTTCATTTTCCTATTTCAGCAATATCCACCTAGGCGAGCGTTAGTTATTGGCATCATTGCTGCCTGGTTGTTTCTCCCAGAAATCGCTCGCTCTCTACCTGGCCTACCAGACTACAGCAAGGCATCCGCTACCATTTACGCAGCGTTAGTCGCCATCATGCTCTTTGATCCAGGACGGTTTAGCACCTTCAAGCCTGGACTGTTAGATATTCCAATACTTGTGTGGTGGTTCTGCCCATTTGTGACCTCGATCGTCAATGGACTGGGAGCATATGATGGCGTATCCGCAGTCATCGCTCAAACTATTTCCTGGGGAGTACCTTACCTGCTAGGCCGTCTTTACCTCAGTAACCTACAGGGACTCAAGGATATAGCCGTAGGCATTTTTATTGGCGGTGTGGTGTACATTCCATTCTGTCTGTTTGAAGTGCGCCTTAGCCCTCAACTCCACAGAATTGTTTACGGTGCCCATGCATCTGGAGATTTTAGTCAGGCCATCCGCTACGGAGGTTTTCGACCCACTGTGTTTATGTCCCACGGTTTAGCTGTGGGGGCTTGGATGATGATTGCCACCTTAGCAGGAATCTGGCTATTGCAGTCAAAAACCCTAGGTAAAAAACTCTTCTACATTGAAACCAAGTGGTTGGTGATGGCACTTAGCCTCACCTTCGTGCTGTTGAAATCAACTGGAGCCTACGTGTCATTACTCCTAGGTTTGATCATCATGGGCACGGGTAGGTTTCTCAAAACAGGTTTGTTGGTATTTGTCATCATTATTGCTATTTGCGTTTATCTCTACACCAACACGATGACAGAAAGTTACTTCACAGACCAGTTGATCGACTATCTGTCTAATATTTTTCCACCCGATCGCATTCAATCCCTAGCGTATCGCTTTAATAATGAAGAGGTATTAGTTGACCATGCCCGCAAACAAATCCTATTTGGCTGGGGTGGATGGGATCGCTCAACAACGATTCGTCCAGAGGATGGTAAACGAGCCGTTCAAGACAGTTTGTGGATCATTGCCTTTGGCATGAATGGCATTGTTGGCCTAGTGAGCTTTTTAGGAACTATGCTAGTTCCAATTTGGGCTATCTGCTGGAAATATCCAGCTCGCACCTGGATGAGGCCAGACATTGCCCCGGTTGTTTTCCTAGCTGTAGGGCTACTACTCTACACGATCGACTGTCTCCAGAACGCTATGCTTAACCCCACCTATCTTTTAGTTATTGGTGGGTTAACAGGTTTCGCCATGAAACCATCGGCTCTGAAACAGCCAGCACCCAAGCCAAAGCCAAAATCAATTCAGCAAGCTGCTATTAGAGGAGCGTTAGCTGTGCGGCGATCGTCCTAG
- a CDS encoding glycosyltransferase family 2 protein has product MALVHVVLLTLALLLSVPVLVLFTECMVAVFSHHSQTLPRPPKDNSMGDRPETRPRVAILMPAHDEALGIAATLDTLLPQVTAPDRLVVVADNCSDNTADIARDRGAIVLERTDLEHRGKGYALDYGIQHLAADPPDVLVLVDADCDMPSPAVDQLAHQAYITQRPVQAIYLMEKPAHPTAKDAVSSLAFLVKNLVRPLGLSRLGMPCLLTGTGMAFPWNIVQTISLASGNIVEDMQLGVDLAIAGYPPRLCRSVTVFGRLPQQEQAAKSQRTRWEHGHLQTQLTQVPRLLTAALRQKRFALLAMALDLAVPPLSLLVLLWLGLTLLTALVTPLGIWLPFVIMIIQGLCLSLAILGAWAIFGRSLLPPGLLLSIPGYILWKIPLYAKFLVRRQTKWVRTARDPVNGNR; this is encoded by the coding sequence GTGGCACTTGTTCATGTCGTTTTGTTAACACTAGCACTCCTGCTTTCGGTTCCAGTGCTGGTGCTGTTCACTGAGTGTATGGTTGCGGTGTTTTCTCACCATAGCCAGACGCTTCCCCGGCCACCCAAGGATAACTCAATGGGCGATCGCCCAGAAACACGTCCTCGCGTTGCCATCCTCATGCCCGCCCATGACGAAGCCCTTGGCATTGCAGCCACGTTAGATACGCTGTTACCACAAGTGACTGCCCCCGATCGTCTCGTTGTGGTTGCCGACAACTGTAGCGATAATACGGCAGACATCGCCCGCGATCGGGGTGCCATCGTCTTAGAACGAACGGATCTGGAGCATCGCGGCAAAGGCTACGCCCTAGATTATGGTATTCAACATTTGGCCGCTGACCCGCCAGATGTGCTAGTTCTGGTAGACGCTGACTGTGACATGCCCTCACCAGCCGTTGATCAACTAGCTCACCAAGCTTACATAACCCAGCGTCCAGTGCAGGCTATTTACTTAATGGAAAAACCAGCTCACCCTACCGCTAAAGATGCAGTATCGTCCCTGGCATTTTTAGTCAAAAATCTGGTACGCCCTCTGGGGTTATCTCGATTGGGAATGCCTTGCTTGCTAACAGGCACTGGTATGGCGTTTCCTTGGAACATTGTGCAAACGATTTCCCTGGCAAGTGGCAACATTGTGGAAGATATGCAGCTGGGGGTTGACTTGGCGATCGCAGGCTATCCTCCCCGTCTTTGTCGTTCTGTCACAGTCTTCGGACGCTTACCTCAACAAGAACAAGCGGCTAAAAGTCAGCGCACCCGCTGGGAACACGGCCATCTACAGACCCAGCTAACTCAAGTTCCCCGCCTACTCACCGCTGCCCTACGGCAAAAGCGCTTTGCATTGCTAGCAATGGCACTAGACTTAGCCGTCCCGCCCCTGTCATTGCTGGTTTTACTCTGGTTAGGTCTAACTCTATTGACTGCCCTAGTCACGCCATTAGGAATTTGGCTTCCCTTTGTCATTATGATTATCCAAGGTTTATGCCTCAGTCTTGCCATTTTGGGAGCTTGGGCAATATTTGGGCGCAGCTTGCTTCCGCCCGGTCTGCTCTTGAGCATTCCCGGCTACATCCTTTGGAAAATTCCCCTCTACGCTAAATTTCTGGTGCGCCGTCAAACCAAATGGGTACGTACTGCCCGTGATCCAGTAAACGGCAATAGGTGA
- a CDS encoding polysaccharide biosynthesis tyrosine autokinase, producing MELHNGVEAIGTSYQPRQVVPEPASDGEFDDSATPKKGLNFRPYLRTIKRRSIIIASVTFAVGVLGFIIGDPGPPIYAGGFRVLVEPVSTEAKLTDPTVVARGGPQTNAELDYATQLEILKSPKILSEISEQVKTKFPDFNSSSLREGLEVKRVDENGQTKILQVTYQGYSPDLVQHVLEVVSSKYLKYSLEERKSRLGEGVKFIEDQLPSLQARVSGLQQQLRQLQQQYQMIDPAAQGGNLLSRLNETTVQQQDTQRQLIEQQTLFNSLTSQLRFSPQEAVVAAAISQNPTYQGIITKIAAVDTQIAVDSTRFQPDSPNIQALQEQKQTLLALLQNEARAIAGESLTGVLSNPQVTAYQDSVRLGLIQQLVAATTQIQLLEARSQDIAKTKRELEARLREFPEIAGRYTEIQRQLEIATRTLDQLLVQRETLRVEAAQSQVPWELISKPGIPRDVNGNPVAESPDRKKQLLGVIAGLMLGVGAAILWEMYRDIFYSVEDVEDGLPFPLLGSIPFYQHLLSSSDPVDLSKVDDDLEAASNTASFLNAFDTLYGNLKLLFFNPPRSVAICSASSGDGKSTVALHLAQAAASMGQRVLLVDANMRLPDIHDRLNISNAKGLSDFLVDQVEPSYLIQQSPVAENLYVMPSGRAIPGSAKLLASAQMQTLRKRLEEQFDLVIYDTPDLLGPLDANFLATYTDGILMVVAVRETKRSAVNKVIKQLEKYHLPILGIIANHPQKAKSLEIPETIQIGDREISWKLPELGRVTQDSSTLSIDS from the coding sequence GTCCATACCTGCGTACTATCAAGCGGCGCTCAATCATCATTGCCTCTGTCACCTTTGCCGTCGGCGTACTAGGGTTTATCATAGGTGACCCAGGCCCCCCTATTTACGCGGGTGGCTTTCGAGTTCTAGTTGAGCCTGTCTCGACCGAGGCCAAGCTGACAGACCCCACCGTAGTGGCTAGGGGTGGCCCACAAACCAACGCCGAGCTAGACTACGCAACCCAGTTAGAGATTCTCAAAAGTCCCAAAATCCTTTCAGAAATTAGCGAACAGGTCAAGACTAAGTTTCCTGACTTTAACTCTAGTAGCCTGAGAGAGGGTTTGGAAGTTAAGCGAGTTGATGAAAACGGGCAGACAAAAATTTTACAAGTTACCTATCAGGGCTACAGCCCTGACCTAGTACAACATGTACTAGAGGTCGTCTCCAGCAAGTACCTAAAGTACAGTCTGGAAGAGCGCAAAAGTAGGCTGGGTGAAGGGGTTAAGTTTATTGAAGACCAACTTCCAAGCTTACAAGCACGGGTATCAGGGCTTCAGCAACAGTTGCGGCAACTCCAACAGCAGTATCAGATGATTGACCCGGCTGCCCAAGGCGGAAACTTGCTTTCTCGGCTGAACGAAACTACTGTCCAACAGCAAGATACTCAACGACAGCTCATTGAGCAACAAACATTATTCAATTCTCTGACTAGTCAGTTACGATTCTCGCCTCAGGAAGCAGTCGTTGCGGCTGCCATTAGTCAAAATCCCACCTATCAGGGAATTATCACCAAAATAGCTGCTGTTGACACTCAAATTGCTGTTGATTCTACTCGATTTCAGCCAGATAGCCCTAATATTCAAGCATTGCAAGAGCAAAAGCAGACTCTGTTAGCTCTCTTGCAAAACGAGGCTCGTGCGATCGCAGGAGAGAGCTTAACTGGAGTGTTAAGTAATCCCCAAGTCACTGCCTATCAGGACAGTGTGCGGCTGGGATTGATTCAGCAACTTGTTGCCGCTACTACACAGATTCAACTCCTAGAGGCACGCAGTCAAGACATTGCCAAAACCAAGCGGGAACTAGAAGCACGTCTGCGGGAATTCCCAGAGATTGCAGGCCGCTATACTGAAATTCAACGGCAGTTAGAGATTGCTACGCGCACCCTAGATCAACTGTTAGTGCAACGAGAAACCCTGCGGGTAGAGGCAGCCCAAAGTCAAGTACCGTGGGAACTAATTTCCAAGCCAGGTATCCCCAGAGATGTCAACGGTAATCCGGTGGCAGAGTCTCCTGACCGTAAAAAGCAGCTATTAGGGGTGATAGCTGGTTTGATGTTAGGGGTAGGTGCGGCCATACTTTGGGAGATGTACCGCGATATTTTCTACAGCGTAGAAGATGTGGAAGATGGATTGCCGTTCCCACTCTTGGGGTCAATTCCTTTTTATCAACACCTACTTAGTTCCTCAGATCCTGTAGATCTGTCTAAGGTAGATGACGATCTAGAAGCTGCTTCAAATACAGCCAGTTTTCTTAATGCTTTTGATACACTCTATGGCAACCTAAAGCTGTTGTTTTTTAATCCACCCCGATCGGTAGCTATTTGTTCTGCATCTTCTGGAGATGGCAAGTCAACTGTAGCGCTACATTTAGCCCAGGCAGCAGCTAGCATGGGTCAACGGGTTCTGCTGGTGGATGCTAACATGCGCCTGCCCGATATTCACGATCGCCTGAATATTTCCAACGCCAAAGGGCTGAGTGATTTTCTAGTGGATCAGGTCGAACCCAGTTACCTGATTCAACAGTCGCCTGTGGCAGAAAACCTCTATGTCATGCCCTCTGGTCGGGCTATTCCTGGTTCTGCCAAGCTGCTGGCTTCGGCTCAAATGCAAACCCTCAGAAAACGCCTAGAAGAACAGTTTGATCTTGTTATTTATGATACTCCTGACCTACTAGGCCCTCTGGATGCTAACTTCTTGGCAACTTACACAGATGGCATCTTGATGGTAGTTGCTGTGCGAGAAACCAAACGCTCGGCAGTCAACAAGGTAATTAAACAGTTAGAGAAATATCATTTACCTATCTTGGGTATTATTGCCAACCATCCCCAAAAGGCAAAGAGTTTGGAAATTCCAGAGACAATCCAGATTGGCGATCGAGAAATTAGCTGGAAGCTGCCTGAACTCGGTCGCGTCACCCAAGATTCCAGCACCCTGTCTATTGATAGCTAA